A stretch of DNA from Pseudanabaena sp. BC1403:
CGATCGATCCGCAGGGCTGGTTTGATACAGGGGATTTGGGCTATGTCAGTAAATGGGATGATTTGGTCATCACAGGTCGCGCCAAGGATACGATCGTCTTAACTAATGGTGAGAATATCGAACCGCAGCCGATCGAAGATGCTTGTATCCGTAGTACCTATATTGATCAGGTAGTACTAGTGGGGCAAGACCAAAAGCAGTTGGGGGTCTTGATTGTTCCTAATCTATCGGCACTAGAAGCCGCAGGTTTAGTTCCTGCTGATTCTAATTTGGCGAATATTTTGCCAATGTTAAATAATCCCAAAATTCGTAATCTCTATCGTGACGAACTCAACCGTGAAGTCCAAAACCGCCCAGGGTATAGCATCAACGATCGCATCGGAGTTTTCGAGTTCTTGCCTGAACCCTTTACCATCGATAATGGGTTCCTAACGCAAACATTCAAGATCCGACGTAACATCGTATTTGAGCGTTATCAAGATATTATTGTCAAAATGTTTACTTCATAATGTGAAAGCGGCAAAGCCGCCTGCACATTAAAAACTACTTCATAATGTGAAAGCGGCAAAGCCGCTCTCGCATTAAACACTACTAAATTTGGAGATAAGTGTGAATTCGATGGATTTTTCTAATCAGCTTTTATTGCGTCGCACCGCCAATATTCAAGTAATTGTGACGCAGCGCTGGAAAGAGGAAATGCAGCAACAACTGCAACAACAAATTGCCCAACTGGATGGTCAAGTTCAGCAAGTCGATGCTCAAGGCTCACGTCAGATTAACGAAATTGAACGCCAAAGCATCAAACCATTTTCTGCCGAAGTTTCCAATGCGATCGAAGGTATTCGCGCCGAAATGAATCGAGTCAAGGCAGAATTATTAGAACAAAAGAATCAATTGTTGACCCAATTGACCCAAGTTCAAAATCTGGAACTAGAGCAAGAAGTTTCCCAAGGGCAGCTTGACAGCTACTTCCCCGCAGGTAAAGGTGATAACTTGATTGCCCAAATGCGCGTAGAAATTGTCCTCCGCGACGGCATTATCGAAGATATCCGTACTGGTTTTCCTGCTGTCTAATTAAAAAGCCTGCTGTGTACAGCAGGCTTTTTTGTATCCGCCCACTTATCCCTAAACGAATGAACGTTTTACTGGTTTATCCACTTTTTCCAAAAACGTTTTGGTCTTACGAAAAAATCTTAGAGCTAGTAAATCGTAAAGTGTTACTACCGCCGCTAGGTTTGATCACAGTTGCGGCAATCTTGCCCCAAGAATGGAGCTTTAAACTAGTCGATCGCAATGTACGCACAATCACAGAGGCGGAGTGGCAATGGGCGGATTTAGTACTTTTGTCGGCAATGATCGTCCAAAAAGATGACCTTTTGTCTTTAATTAAAGAAGCAAAGCGACGTGGCAAAAAAGTTGCTTGTGGTGGGCCTTATCCTACTTCGATGCCTGAAGACCCTCAAGGTGCAGGTGTTGATTACCTTATTTTAGATGAGGGCGAAATTACTTTGCCAATGTTTGTGGAGGCGATCGCCAAGGGCGAACCCAGTGGCACTTTCCGCACTACTGAAAAGCCAGATATTACGGGTACTCCTGTGCCGCGTTTTGATCTTTTAGAGCTTGATGCTTATGATTCGATGTCGATTCAGTTCTCGCGGGGATGTCCTTTCCAATGCGAATTCTGCGACATCATTGTGCTGTATGGACGCAAACCCCGTACCAAGACTCCCGCCCAACTACTTGCCGAACTTGACCGTCTCAATGAGTTAGGGTGGCGACGTAGCGTATTTATGGTTGATGATAATTTTATTGGTAACAAGCGTAACGTCAGACTGTTGTTGCAAGAGTTAAAAACTTGGCAGCTAAATCATCAATATCCTTTCAGTTTTATCACCGAAGCATCTGTAGATCTGGCGGCTGATCAAGAACTGATGGATCTGATGATGGAATGTCGTTTTGATGCTGTGTTCGTCGGTATTGAAACTCCTGACGAAGAAAGCTTACAACTTACTCAAAAATTCCAAAATACACGCTCTTCTTTGATTGAAGCCGTCGAAACAATCACCAAGACAGGATTGCGGGTAATGGCTGGCTTTATCATTGGGTTTGACGGTGAAAAATCTGGAGCAGGCGATCGCATTGTCCAATTTGTAAAACAGACTGGCATTCCTGCCACCACTTTTGCGATGTTGCAAGCACTGCCTCATACGGCACTCTCACATCGACTAGAAAAAGAAGGTCGCTTGCGGAGTGGTAATGGCAATATTAACCAGACCACACTGTTGAATTTTGTGCCGACTCGCCCCATCGAAGAGATCGCTCATGAATATGTTGAAGCCTTTTGCGCTCTCTACGAGCCGAATGCCTATCTAGATCGTGTTTATAGTTACTACCTTAAAATGGGCGCACCTAGAGTTAAACCTCCAGATCAGTCCCCTAGCTGGGTTGATCTCAAGGCTCTGGCGATCGTTATTTGGCGGCAAGGATTTAAACGCAATACTCGTTGGAAGTTCTGGCATCATTTGTTTAGCATGATCAAGACTAACCCTGCGGTTTGGGAACAATACCTAACTGTCTGCGCACACAATGAACATTTCATGGAGTACCGCGATATCGTGCGCAATGAAATCGAAGGACAATTGGCTGTTTATTGGGTAGAAGAAAAACGTCTGAAAAAACTTCAGGATGTTTCTAAAAAGGAGCTTGATCTTCTTGCTAGCTAAGCTCATAAGGGTGGTGCTTCTCACCTCCCCTTATAATATTTACAGTACAACATTAATCAAACCCAACCCCAAAATATAAATAATGCGTGTTTTACTCGTCTATCCCTTATTCCCCAAAAGCTTTTGGTCGTTTGAAAAAACTCTAGAATTAGTTGGTTATAAGGCT
This window harbors:
- a CDS encoding B12-binding domain-containing radical SAM protein, which codes for MNVLLVYPLFPKTFWSYEKILELVNRKVLLPPLGLITVAAILPQEWSFKLVDRNVRTITEAEWQWADLVLLSAMIVQKDDLLSLIKEAKRRGKKVACGGPYPTSMPEDPQGAGVDYLILDEGEITLPMFVEAIAKGEPSGTFRTTEKPDITGTPVPRFDLLELDAYDSMSIQFSRGCPFQCEFCDIIVLYGRKPRTKTPAQLLAELDRLNELGWRRSVFMVDDNFIGNKRNVRLLLQELKTWQLNHQYPFSFITEASVDLAADQELMDLMMECRFDAVFVGIETPDEESLQLTQKFQNTRSSLIEAVETITKTGLRVMAGFIIGFDGEKSGAGDRIVQFVKQTGIPATTFAMLQALPHTALSHRLEKEGRLRSGNGNINQTTLLNFVPTRPIEEIAHEYVEAFCALYEPNAYLDRVYSYYLKMGAPRVKPPDQSPSWVDLKALAIVIWRQGFKRNTRWKFWHHLFSMIKTNPAVWEQYLTVCAHNEHFMEYRDIVRNEIEGQLAVYWVEEKRLKKLQDVSKKELDLLAS
- a CDS encoding YlqD family protein, whose protein sequence is MDFSNQLLLRRTANIQVIVTQRWKEEMQQQLQQQIAQLDGQVQQVDAQGSRQINEIERQSIKPFSAEVSNAIEGIRAEMNRVKAELLEQKNQLLTQLTQVQNLELEQEVSQGQLDSYFPAGKGDNLIAQMRVEIVLRDGIIEDIRTGFPAV